The following coding sequences lie in one Apium graveolens cultivar Ventura chromosome 3, ASM990537v1, whole genome shotgun sequence genomic window:
- the LOC141713708 gene encoding uncharacterized protein LOC141713708 isoform X2, translating into MPGLAQGNDEFTSTITTSLSGSVNGFWSKHRAGGGDVSYNQLHKFWSELSPQARRQLLKIDKQTLFEQTRKNMYCSRCNGLLLEGFLQIVMYGKSLLQDGAVVPLPCNRVVTLKSKSDGDLCVANGCQADLQDPSVHPWGGLTTSRDGTLTLLDCYLYSKSLKGLQIVFDSARARERERELLYPDACGGGGRGWISQAMTSYGRGHGTRETCALHTARLSVDTLVDFWSALGDETRDSLLRMKEEDFIERLMYRFDSKRFCRDCRRNVIREFKELKELKRIRREPRCTIWFCGADTSFQYEVSHDTVQADWHQTFLESFATYHHFEWAVGTGEGKSDILEFENVGLSGRVQVNGLDLCGLNACYITLRAWKMDGRCTELSVKAHALKGQQCVHCRLVVGDGFVTITRGESIRRFFEHAEEAEEEEDDDSMDKDGNDLDGDCSRPQKHAKSPELAREFLLDAATVIFKEQTKLLEEEEKEKREEEERKERRRMKEKEKKLRRKERIREKEKDKGKNNSETDQHVAPDVTREELTPSVEEEPNVTGNEDLRNSETGDVVSSRVASPDIEDEHVLDGYQHLNMQNNSDGCPDDRFATFKDESASFEVEHFNNSHQKLKHRKDLQVEPKRFDRRRFSSVSENGGMNNRLDQNYQGNHVDTSRTIIGPNKPSRCNAAKTNPRTSGSKFAERLHGSNRMSERDDFHSCCYQHNDYRTKIESQRSARTGRDGKSVCKSESSSDVLKPYNRGIKYTQVDHTREGVGRPKTKFVVGSSSYIRDSPHIKQVWEPMDSQKKYVRSTSYSDVSMRSSFGAETEPNKQLESSGAISCDAANVNTASDKYDDNEKNCQGGFNFETKSSLYYKKEVPDEEADSSPMTSSSLTGTSDPSISSTSNSDSCSSCLSEGDSNGSSLNPPNPETSSSSDSDDASQHSERREQSRSLQKSFHEHQDVGMENKQSAESGEHFKSKVMDNGGNSNPGTFSMKIAQEYKNGMPNVSNMNPQPHAALPPLHSQSIHYPLFQPASIGYYHQTPVSWPAASNRLVALPHRNHYVFPSPFRYDINGNSQFMPYSSLPHMPPPILNTASVPVYQPVSHINDVNSMIHVNKFDYGGVNEAHQEVDTQAATKTEREPVEAQKNAGFEPDRKSERDSEASNAGFSLFHCGGPVALANGYKSAPLPPKEAVGHLSFSKSSDHVAGDQNLNKDDAVEEYNLFAASNGIRFSFF; encoded by the exons ATGCCAGGATTAGCGCAAGGAAATGATGAATTTACTAGTACTATTACGACGTCGTTGAGTGGATCAGTTAATGGATTCTGGTCCAAACACCGCGCCGGAGGCGGCGATGTTAGTTACAATCAGCTCCATAAG TTTTGGAGTGAGCTGTCTCCGCAGGCTCGTCGACAGCTCTTGAAAATTGATAAGCAAACCCTCTTTGAGCAAACGCGCAAGAATATGTACTGTTCAAGATGTAATGGTTTGCTTCTTGAAGGGTTTTTGCAGATTGTCATGTATGGGAAGTCTTTGCTGCAGGATGGAGCTGTTGTACCTCTCCCTTGTAATAGAGTTGTGACTTTAAAAAGTAAAAGCGATGGTGATTTGTGCGTGGCCAATGGGTGTCAAGCTGATTTACAAGATCCATCTGTCCATCCATGGGGAGGTCTGACCACTTCTAGAGATGGCACACTTACCCTTTTGGATTGCTATTTGTATTCAAAATCCCTTAAAGGGCTCCAAATT GTCTTCGACAGTGCCCGAGCAAGAGAAAGAGAAAGGGAGCTGCTTTATCCAGATGCGTGTGGTGGTGGAGGTCGAGGATGGATAAGTCAGGCAATGACTAGTTATGGCAGAGGGCATGGGACTAGGGAAACATGTGCACTACATACTGCCAGGCTTTCTGTTGACACATTGGTTGATTTCTGGTCAGCGCTAGGAGACGAGACTCGAGACTCTCTACTAAGAATGAAAGAAGAGGATTTCATTGAAAGGCTAATGTACAG gtttgacAGCAAGAGGTTTTGTAGAGATTGCAGAAGGAATGTTATTCGAGAGTTCAAAGAATTGAAGGAGCTGAAGCGCATACGAAGAGAACCTCGCTGCACTATTTGGTTTTGCGGAGCAGATACAAGCTTCCAATATGAG GTATCACACGATACCGTCCAAGCTGATTGGCATCAAACTTTCTTAGAAAGCTTTGCGACATACCATCACTTTGAATGGGCAGTTGGAACCGGAGAAGGAAAATCTGACATTTTAGAGTTTGAAAATGTTGGATTAAGTGGAAGGGTGCAAGTAAATGGTCTGGATCTCTGTGGTTTAAATGCATGCTATATCACTTTAAGAGCATGGAAAATGGATGGACGTTGCACTGAACTTTCTGTCAAAGCTCATGCATTAAAAGGGCAGCAATGTGTTCATTGTAGACTTGTGGTTGGTGATGGTTTTGTCACAATTACAAGAGGAGAAAGCATTAGAAGGTTTTTTGAACATGCTGAAGAGGCTGAGGAAGAAGAG GATGATGATTCCATGGATAAGGATGGAAATGACCTAGATGGAGACTGCTCCCGTCCCCAAAAACATGCCAAGAGTCCTGAACTTGCCCGAGAATTTCTTCTAGATGCTGCAACTGTTATATTCAAAGAACAG ACAAAACTTCTAGAAGAAGAGGAGAAGGAAAAGCGTGAAGAGGAGGAGCGAAAGGAAAGGAGGAGAatgaaagaaaaggaaaaaaaacTCCGAAGAAAAGAGAGAATAAGGGAGAAGGAAAAGGACAAAGGGAAAAATAATTCTGAAACTGACCAGCATGTGGCTCCTGATGTTACAAGAGAAGAATTAACACCCAGTGTTGAGGAGGAGCCTAATGTCACCGGCAACGAGGATCTAAGAAATAGTGAAACTGGTGATGTAGTGTCATCAAGGGTTGCATCACCAGATATTGAAGATGAGCATGTCTTAGATGGGTATCAGCATTTAAACATGCAGAACAACTCTGATGGCTGTCCTGATGATCGGTTTGCCACTTTCAAAGACGAGAGTGCTTCATTTGAAGTTGAGCACTTTAATAATTCTCACCAGAAACTGAAGCATCGGAAAGACTTGCAAGTGGAGCCAAAACGGTTTGACAGAAGGCGGTTTTCATCTGTGTCTGAAAATGGGGGCATGAATAACAGATTGGACCAGAATTACCAGGGAAATCATGTTGACACTTCAAGGACTATCATTGGACCGAATAAGCCATCAAGGTGTAATGCTGCGAAAACTAACCCCAGGACCAGTGGGTCTAAATTTGCTGAGAGGTTGCACGGTTCCAACAGGATGAGCGAGAGAGATGACTTTCATAGTTGTTGTTACCAGCACAATGATTACAGGACAAAGATAGAGTCACAGCGTTCTGCCCGAACAGGCCGGGATGGAAAATCAGTTTGCAAGTCTGAATCTTCTTCAGATGTTTTGAAACCATATAATCGTGGCATTAAGTACACTCAAGTAGATCACACACGCGAGGGTGTGGGGAGACCCAAAACTAAATTTGTTGTGGGGAGCTCTTCTTATATAAGAGATTCACCTCATATTAAGCAAGTATGGGAACCTATGGACTCGCAGAAGAAGTACGTTCGAAGCACTTCATACTCTGATGTTAGCATGAGATCTAGTTTTGGGGCTGAAACGGAACCCAATAAACAACTTGAATCATCTGGTGCCATTAGTTGTGATGCAGCTAATGTGAATACTGCTTCAGACAAATACGATGACAATGAGAAAAACTGCCAAGGTGGATTCAACTTTGAAACAAAATCCTCTCTGTACTATAAAAAGGAAGTGCCCGATGAAGAGGCTGATTCAAGCCCCATGACATCATCATCCTTAACCGGTACTTCTGACCCATCTATAAGCAGCACATCTAACTCTGACAGCTGCTCATCATGCCTTAGCGAGGGAGACAGCAATGGGTCATCTCTGAACCCCCCAAATCCTGAAACCTCTTCTTCGTCTGATTCAGATGATGCCAGCCAACACTCGGAAAGAAGAGAACAGTCAAGAAGCCTTCAAAAATCCTTTCATGAGCATCAAGATGTTGGGATGGAAAATAAGCAAAGTGCTGAAAGCGGTGAGCATTTTAAAAGCAAAGTTATGGATAATGGAGGAAACAGCAATCCAGGGACTTTTTCAATGAAAATTGCCCAAGAGTACAAAAATGGAATGCCTAATGTTAGTAATATGAATCCCCAACCTCATGCGGCACTTCCTCCATTGCATTCCCAAAGCATACACTATCCTTTGTTTCAGCCTGCTTCGATTGGTTATTATCATCAAACTCCAGTTTCTTGGCCAGCAGCTTCGAACAGGTTGGTGGCTTTGCCCCACCGTAATCACTATGTATTCCCTAGCCCTTTCAGATATGATATTAATGGAAACTCCcaatttatgccatatagtaGCCTACCACATATGCCTCCTCCCATTCTTAACACGGCCAGTGTTCCAGTGTACCAGCCAGTTTCCCATATTAATGACGTGAACTCCATGATTCATGTCAACAAATTCGATTATGGTGGGGTTAATGAAGCTCATCAAGAAGTTGATACTCAAGCAGCCACCAAAACAGAACGGGAGCCAGTGGAAGCACAGAAGAATGCAGGATTTGAGCCAGATAGAAAATCCGAAAGAGATTCAGAAGCTAGCAATGCAGGCTTCTCGCTTTTCCATTGCGGCGGTCCAGTTGCTCTTGCTAATGGTTATAAGTCAGCTCCTTTGCCACCAAAGGAAGCAGTTGGCCACCTTTCTTTTAGCAAGTCATCTGATCATGTCGCTGGTGATCAAAATTTAAACAAGGACGATGCTGTTGAAGAATACAATCTATTTGCTGCTAGTAATGGAATAAGGTTCTCCTTTTTCTAA
- the LOC141713708 gene encoding uncharacterized protein LOC141713708 isoform X1, which produces MPGLAQGNDEFTSTITTSLSGSVNGFWSKHRAGGGDVSYNQLHKFWSELSPQARRQLLKIDKQTLFEQTRKNMYCSRCNGLLLEGFLQIVMYGKSLLQDGAVVPLPCNRVVTLKSKSDGDLCVANGCQADLQDPSVHPWGGLTTSRDGTLTLLDCYLYSKSLKGLQIVFDSARARERERELLYPDACGGGGRGWISQAMTSYGRGHGTRETCALHTARLSVDTLVDFWSALGDETRDSLLRMKEEDFIERLMYRFDSKRFCRDCRRNVIREFKELKELKRIRREPRCTIWFCGADTSFQYEVSHDTVQADWHQTFLESFATYHHFEWAVGTGEGKSDILEFENVGLSGRVQVNGLDLCGLNACYITLRAWKMDGRCTELSVKAHALKGQQCVHCRLVVGDGFVTITRGESIRRFFEHAEEAEEEEDDDSMDKDGNDLDGDCSRPQKHAKSPELAREFLLDAATVIFKEQVEKAFREGTARQNAHSIFVSLALKLLEEKIHVACKEIVTLEKQTKLLEEEEKEKREEEERKERRRMKEKEKKLRRKERIREKEKDKGKNNSETDQHVAPDVTREELTPSVEEEPNVTGNEDLRNSETGDVVSSRVASPDIEDEHVLDGYQHLNMQNNSDGCPDDRFATFKDESASFEVEHFNNSHQKLKHRKDLQVEPKRFDRRRFSSVSENGGMNNRLDQNYQGNHVDTSRTIIGPNKPSRCNAAKTNPRTSGSKFAERLHGSNRMSERDDFHSCCYQHNDYRTKIESQRSARTGRDGKSVCKSESSSDVLKPYNRGIKYTQVDHTREGVGRPKTKFVVGSSSYIRDSPHIKQVWEPMDSQKKYVRSTSYSDVSMRSSFGAETEPNKQLESSGAISCDAANVNTASDKYDDNEKNCQGGFNFETKSSLYYKKEVPDEEADSSPMTSSSLTGTSDPSISSTSNSDSCSSCLSEGDSNGSSLNPPNPETSSSSDSDDASQHSERREQSRSLQKSFHEHQDVGMENKQSAESGEHFKSKVMDNGGNSNPGTFSMKIAQEYKNGMPNVSNMNPQPHAALPPLHSQSIHYPLFQPASIGYYHQTPVSWPAASNRLVALPHRNHYVFPSPFRYDINGNSQFMPYSSLPHMPPPILNTASVPVYQPVSHINDVNSMIHVNKFDYGGVNEAHQEVDTQAATKTEREPVEAQKNAGFEPDRKSERDSEASNAGFSLFHCGGPVALANGYKSAPLPPKEAVGHLSFSKSSDHVAGDQNLNKDDAVEEYNLFAASNGIRFSFF; this is translated from the exons ATGCCAGGATTAGCGCAAGGAAATGATGAATTTACTAGTACTATTACGACGTCGTTGAGTGGATCAGTTAATGGATTCTGGTCCAAACACCGCGCCGGAGGCGGCGATGTTAGTTACAATCAGCTCCATAAG TTTTGGAGTGAGCTGTCTCCGCAGGCTCGTCGACAGCTCTTGAAAATTGATAAGCAAACCCTCTTTGAGCAAACGCGCAAGAATATGTACTGTTCAAGATGTAATGGTTTGCTTCTTGAAGGGTTTTTGCAGATTGTCATGTATGGGAAGTCTTTGCTGCAGGATGGAGCTGTTGTACCTCTCCCTTGTAATAGAGTTGTGACTTTAAAAAGTAAAAGCGATGGTGATTTGTGCGTGGCCAATGGGTGTCAAGCTGATTTACAAGATCCATCTGTCCATCCATGGGGAGGTCTGACCACTTCTAGAGATGGCACACTTACCCTTTTGGATTGCTATTTGTATTCAAAATCCCTTAAAGGGCTCCAAATT GTCTTCGACAGTGCCCGAGCAAGAGAAAGAGAAAGGGAGCTGCTTTATCCAGATGCGTGTGGTGGTGGAGGTCGAGGATGGATAAGTCAGGCAATGACTAGTTATGGCAGAGGGCATGGGACTAGGGAAACATGTGCACTACATACTGCCAGGCTTTCTGTTGACACATTGGTTGATTTCTGGTCAGCGCTAGGAGACGAGACTCGAGACTCTCTACTAAGAATGAAAGAAGAGGATTTCATTGAAAGGCTAATGTACAG gtttgacAGCAAGAGGTTTTGTAGAGATTGCAGAAGGAATGTTATTCGAGAGTTCAAAGAATTGAAGGAGCTGAAGCGCATACGAAGAGAACCTCGCTGCACTATTTGGTTTTGCGGAGCAGATACAAGCTTCCAATATGAG GTATCACACGATACCGTCCAAGCTGATTGGCATCAAACTTTCTTAGAAAGCTTTGCGACATACCATCACTTTGAATGGGCAGTTGGAACCGGAGAAGGAAAATCTGACATTTTAGAGTTTGAAAATGTTGGATTAAGTGGAAGGGTGCAAGTAAATGGTCTGGATCTCTGTGGTTTAAATGCATGCTATATCACTTTAAGAGCATGGAAAATGGATGGACGTTGCACTGAACTTTCTGTCAAAGCTCATGCATTAAAAGGGCAGCAATGTGTTCATTGTAGACTTGTGGTTGGTGATGGTTTTGTCACAATTACAAGAGGAGAAAGCATTAGAAGGTTTTTTGAACATGCTGAAGAGGCTGAGGAAGAAGAG GATGATGATTCCATGGATAAGGATGGAAATGACCTAGATGGAGACTGCTCCCGTCCCCAAAAACATGCCAAGAGTCCTGAACTTGCCCGAGAATTTCTTCTAGATGCTGCAACTGTTATATTCAAAGAACAG GTTGAAAAGGCTTTCAGGGAGGGTACTGCACGTCAAAATGCACACAGCATTTTTGTTTCTCTTGCATTAAAATTGCTGGAAGAAAAAATTCATGTTGCCTGCAAGGAAATTGTCACTTTAGAGAAACAG ACAAAACTTCTAGAAGAAGAGGAGAAGGAAAAGCGTGAAGAGGAGGAGCGAAAGGAAAGGAGGAGAatgaaagaaaaggaaaaaaaacTCCGAAGAAAAGAGAGAATAAGGGAGAAGGAAAAGGACAAAGGGAAAAATAATTCTGAAACTGACCAGCATGTGGCTCCTGATGTTACAAGAGAAGAATTAACACCCAGTGTTGAGGAGGAGCCTAATGTCACCGGCAACGAGGATCTAAGAAATAGTGAAACTGGTGATGTAGTGTCATCAAGGGTTGCATCACCAGATATTGAAGATGAGCATGTCTTAGATGGGTATCAGCATTTAAACATGCAGAACAACTCTGATGGCTGTCCTGATGATCGGTTTGCCACTTTCAAAGACGAGAGTGCTTCATTTGAAGTTGAGCACTTTAATAATTCTCACCAGAAACTGAAGCATCGGAAAGACTTGCAAGTGGAGCCAAAACGGTTTGACAGAAGGCGGTTTTCATCTGTGTCTGAAAATGGGGGCATGAATAACAGATTGGACCAGAATTACCAGGGAAATCATGTTGACACTTCAAGGACTATCATTGGACCGAATAAGCCATCAAGGTGTAATGCTGCGAAAACTAACCCCAGGACCAGTGGGTCTAAATTTGCTGAGAGGTTGCACGGTTCCAACAGGATGAGCGAGAGAGATGACTTTCATAGTTGTTGTTACCAGCACAATGATTACAGGACAAAGATAGAGTCACAGCGTTCTGCCCGAACAGGCCGGGATGGAAAATCAGTTTGCAAGTCTGAATCTTCTTCAGATGTTTTGAAACCATATAATCGTGGCATTAAGTACACTCAAGTAGATCACACACGCGAGGGTGTGGGGAGACCCAAAACTAAATTTGTTGTGGGGAGCTCTTCTTATATAAGAGATTCACCTCATATTAAGCAAGTATGGGAACCTATGGACTCGCAGAAGAAGTACGTTCGAAGCACTTCATACTCTGATGTTAGCATGAGATCTAGTTTTGGGGCTGAAACGGAACCCAATAAACAACTTGAATCATCTGGTGCCATTAGTTGTGATGCAGCTAATGTGAATACTGCTTCAGACAAATACGATGACAATGAGAAAAACTGCCAAGGTGGATTCAACTTTGAAACAAAATCCTCTCTGTACTATAAAAAGGAAGTGCCCGATGAAGAGGCTGATTCAAGCCCCATGACATCATCATCCTTAACCGGTACTTCTGACCCATCTATAAGCAGCACATCTAACTCTGACAGCTGCTCATCATGCCTTAGCGAGGGAGACAGCAATGGGTCATCTCTGAACCCCCCAAATCCTGAAACCTCTTCTTCGTCTGATTCAGATGATGCCAGCCAACACTCGGAAAGAAGAGAACAGTCAAGAAGCCTTCAAAAATCCTTTCATGAGCATCAAGATGTTGGGATGGAAAATAAGCAAAGTGCTGAAAGCGGTGAGCATTTTAAAAGCAAAGTTATGGATAATGGAGGAAACAGCAATCCAGGGACTTTTTCAATGAAAATTGCCCAAGAGTACAAAAATGGAATGCCTAATGTTAGTAATATGAATCCCCAACCTCATGCGGCACTTCCTCCATTGCATTCCCAAAGCATACACTATCCTTTGTTTCAGCCTGCTTCGATTGGTTATTATCATCAAACTCCAGTTTCTTGGCCAGCAGCTTCGAACAGGTTGGTGGCTTTGCCCCACCGTAATCACTATGTATTCCCTAGCCCTTTCAGATATGATATTAATGGAAACTCCcaatttatgccatatagtaGCCTACCACATATGCCTCCTCCCATTCTTAACACGGCCAGTGTTCCAGTGTACCAGCCAGTTTCCCATATTAATGACGTGAACTCCATGATTCATGTCAACAAATTCGATTATGGTGGGGTTAATGAAGCTCATCAAGAAGTTGATACTCAAGCAGCCACCAAAACAGAACGGGAGCCAGTGGAAGCACAGAAGAATGCAGGATTTGAGCCAGATAGAAAATCCGAAAGAGATTCAGAAGCTAGCAATGCAGGCTTCTCGCTTTTCCATTGCGGCGGTCCAGTTGCTCTTGCTAATGGTTATAAGTCAGCTCCTTTGCCACCAAAGGAAGCAGTTGGCCACCTTTCTTTTAGCAAGTCATCTGATCATGTCGCTGGTGATCAAAATTTAAACAAGGACGATGCTGTTGAAGAATACAATCTATTTGCTGCTAGTAATGGAATAAGGTTCTCCTTTTTCTAA
- the LOC141713708 gene encoding uncharacterized protein LOC141713708 isoform X3, protein MVICAWPMGVKLIYKIHLSIHGEVFDSARARERERELLYPDACGGGGRGWISQAMTSYGRGHGTRETCALHTARLSVDTLVDFWSALGDETRDSLLRMKEEDFIERLMYRFDSKRFCRDCRRNVIREFKELKELKRIRREPRCTIWFCGADTSFQYEVSHDTVQADWHQTFLESFATYHHFEWAVGTGEGKSDILEFENVGLSGRVQVNGLDLCGLNACYITLRAWKMDGRCTELSVKAHALKGQQCVHCRLVVGDGFVTITRGESIRRFFEHAEEAEEEEDDDSMDKDGNDLDGDCSRPQKHAKSPELAREFLLDAATVIFKEQVEKAFREGTARQNAHSIFVSLALKLLEEKIHVACKEIVTLEKQTKLLEEEEKEKREEEERKERRRMKEKEKKLRRKERIREKEKDKGKNNSETDQHVAPDVTREELTPSVEEEPNVTGNEDLRNSETGDVVSSRVASPDIEDEHVLDGYQHLNMQNNSDGCPDDRFATFKDESASFEVEHFNNSHQKLKHRKDLQVEPKRFDRRRFSSVSENGGMNNRLDQNYQGNHVDTSRTIIGPNKPSRCNAAKTNPRTSGSKFAERLHGSNRMSERDDFHSCCYQHNDYRTKIESQRSARTGRDGKSVCKSESSSDVLKPYNRGIKYTQVDHTREGVGRPKTKFVVGSSSYIRDSPHIKQVWEPMDSQKKYVRSTSYSDVSMRSSFGAETEPNKQLESSGAISCDAANVNTASDKYDDNEKNCQGGFNFETKSSLYYKKEVPDEEADSSPMTSSSLTGTSDPSISSTSNSDSCSSCLSEGDSNGSSLNPPNPETSSSSDSDDASQHSERREQSRSLQKSFHEHQDVGMENKQSAESGEHFKSKVMDNGGNSNPGTFSMKIAQEYKNGMPNVSNMNPQPHAALPPLHSQSIHYPLFQPASIGYYHQTPVSWPAASNRLVALPHRNHYVFPSPFRYDINGNSQFMPYSSLPHMPPPILNTASVPVYQPVSHINDVNSMIHVNKFDYGGVNEAHQEVDTQAATKTEREPVEAQKNAGFEPDRKSERDSEASNAGFSLFHCGGPVALANGYKSAPLPPKEAVGHLSFSKSSDHVAGDQNLNKDDAVEEYNLFAASNGIRFSFF, encoded by the exons ATGGTGATTTGTGCGTGGCCAATGGGTGTCAAGCTGATTTACAAGATCCATCTGTCCATCCATGGGGAG GTCTTCGACAGTGCCCGAGCAAGAGAAAGAGAAAGGGAGCTGCTTTATCCAGATGCGTGTGGTGGTGGAGGTCGAGGATGGATAAGTCAGGCAATGACTAGTTATGGCAGAGGGCATGGGACTAGGGAAACATGTGCACTACATACTGCCAGGCTTTCTGTTGACACATTGGTTGATTTCTGGTCAGCGCTAGGAGACGAGACTCGAGACTCTCTACTAAGAATGAAAGAAGAGGATTTCATTGAAAGGCTAATGTACAG gtttgacAGCAAGAGGTTTTGTAGAGATTGCAGAAGGAATGTTATTCGAGAGTTCAAAGAATTGAAGGAGCTGAAGCGCATACGAAGAGAACCTCGCTGCACTATTTGGTTTTGCGGAGCAGATACAAGCTTCCAATATGAG GTATCACACGATACCGTCCAAGCTGATTGGCATCAAACTTTCTTAGAAAGCTTTGCGACATACCATCACTTTGAATGGGCAGTTGGAACCGGAGAAGGAAAATCTGACATTTTAGAGTTTGAAAATGTTGGATTAAGTGGAAGGGTGCAAGTAAATGGTCTGGATCTCTGTGGTTTAAATGCATGCTATATCACTTTAAGAGCATGGAAAATGGATGGACGTTGCACTGAACTTTCTGTCAAAGCTCATGCATTAAAAGGGCAGCAATGTGTTCATTGTAGACTTGTGGTTGGTGATGGTTTTGTCACAATTACAAGAGGAGAAAGCATTAGAAGGTTTTTTGAACATGCTGAAGAGGCTGAGGAAGAAGAG GATGATGATTCCATGGATAAGGATGGAAATGACCTAGATGGAGACTGCTCCCGTCCCCAAAAACATGCCAAGAGTCCTGAACTTGCCCGAGAATTTCTTCTAGATGCTGCAACTGTTATATTCAAAGAACAG GTTGAAAAGGCTTTCAGGGAGGGTACTGCACGTCAAAATGCACACAGCATTTTTGTTTCTCTTGCATTAAAATTGCTGGAAGAAAAAATTCATGTTGCCTGCAAGGAAATTGTCACTTTAGAGAAACAG ACAAAACTTCTAGAAGAAGAGGAGAAGGAAAAGCGTGAAGAGGAGGAGCGAAAGGAAAGGAGGAGAatgaaagaaaaggaaaaaaaacTCCGAAGAAAAGAGAGAATAAGGGAGAAGGAAAAGGACAAAGGGAAAAATAATTCTGAAACTGACCAGCATGTGGCTCCTGATGTTACAAGAGAAGAATTAACACCCAGTGTTGAGGAGGAGCCTAATGTCACCGGCAACGAGGATCTAAGAAATAGTGAAACTGGTGATGTAGTGTCATCAAGGGTTGCATCACCAGATATTGAAGATGAGCATGTCTTAGATGGGTATCAGCATTTAAACATGCAGAACAACTCTGATGGCTGTCCTGATGATCGGTTTGCCACTTTCAAAGACGAGAGTGCTTCATTTGAAGTTGAGCACTTTAATAATTCTCACCAGAAACTGAAGCATCGGAAAGACTTGCAAGTGGAGCCAAAACGGTTTGACAGAAGGCGGTTTTCATCTGTGTCTGAAAATGGGGGCATGAATAACAGATTGGACCAGAATTACCAGGGAAATCATGTTGACACTTCAAGGACTATCATTGGACCGAATAAGCCATCAAGGTGTAATGCTGCGAAAACTAACCCCAGGACCAGTGGGTCTAAATTTGCTGAGAGGTTGCACGGTTCCAACAGGATGAGCGAGAGAGATGACTTTCATAGTTGTTGTTACCAGCACAATGATTACAGGACAAAGATAGAGTCACAGCGTTCTGCCCGAACAGGCCGGGATGGAAAATCAGTTTGCAAGTCTGAATCTTCTTCAGATGTTTTGAAACCATATAATCGTGGCATTAAGTACACTCAAGTAGATCACACACGCGAGGGTGTGGGGAGACCCAAAACTAAATTTGTTGTGGGGAGCTCTTCTTATATAAGAGATTCACCTCATATTAAGCAAGTATGGGAACCTATGGACTCGCAGAAGAAGTACGTTCGAAGCACTTCATACTCTGATGTTAGCATGAGATCTAGTTTTGGGGCTGAAACGGAACCCAATAAACAACTTGAATCATCTGGTGCCATTAGTTGTGATGCAGCTAATGTGAATACTGCTTCAGACAAATACGATGACAATGAGAAAAACTGCCAAGGTGGATTCAACTTTGAAACAAAATCCTCTCTGTACTATAAAAAGGAAGTGCCCGATGAAGAGGCTGATTCAAGCCCCATGACATCATCATCCTTAACCGGTACTTCTGACCCATCTATAAGCAGCACATCTAACTCTGACAGCTGCTCATCATGCCTTAGCGAGGGAGACAGCAATGGGTCATCTCTGAACCCCCCAAATCCTGAAACCTCTTCTTCGTCTGATTCAGATGATGCCAGCCAACACTCGGAAAGAAGAGAACAGTCAAGAAGCCTTCAAAAATCCTTTCATGAGCATCAAGATGTTGGGATGGAAAATAAGCAAAGTGCTGAAAGCGGTGAGCATTTTAAAAGCAAAGTTATGGATAATGGAGGAAACAGCAATCCAGGGACTTTTTCAATGAAAATTGCCCAAGAGTACAAAAATGGAATGCCTAATGTTAGTAATATGAATCCCCAACCTCATGCGGCACTTCCTCCATTGCATTCCCAAAGCATACACTATCCTTTGTTTCAGCCTGCTTCGATTGGTTATTATCATCAAACTCCAGTTTCTTGGCCAGCAGCTTCGAACAGGTTGGTGGCTTTGCCCCACCGTAATCACTATGTATTCCCTAGCCCTTTCAGATATGATATTAATGGAAACTCCcaatttatgccatatagtaGCCTACCACATATGCCTCCTCCCATTCTTAACACGGCCAGTGTTCCAGTGTACCAGCCAGTTTCCCATATTAATGACGTGAACTCCATGATTCATGTCAACAAATTCGATTATGGTGGGGTTAATGAAGCTCATCAAGAAGTTGATACTCAAGCAGCCACCAAAACAGAACGGGAGCCAGTGGAAGCACAGAAGAATGCAGGATTTGAGCCAGATAGAAAATCCGAAAGAGATTCAGAAGCTAGCAATGCAGGCTTCTCGCTTTTCCATTGCGGCGGTCCAGTTGCTCTTGCTAATGGTTATAAGTCAGCTCCTTTGCCACCAAAGGAAGCAGTTGGCCACCTTTCTTTTAGCAAGTCATCTGATCATGTCGCTGGTGATCAAAATTTAAACAAGGACGATGCTGTTGAAGAATACAATCTATTTGCTGCTAGTAATGGAATAAGGTTCTCCTTTTTCTAA